The DNA region ATGTTCTTTTAGCTTGATATTTCACCATCGTTGCCAAATACGTATAATTAGAATGCGTTGTGTATTCTGCAGATAATTGAAAAGCTCTCAGTGATTGCTCCGCCCACAGATGTAAAGCTCAACATACTGAAGGCAATCGCACTAGAACATAATGTCAATTGGGATTCAACCAAAACAGAACAAGAATTTAGCAAGAAACCCGAGGATCTTCTTGTAAGGATCTCTTTCCGACTCTCGATCAAACTCGCTCTATGCATATGGTGTTATGATCTTTTGAACACTCATGATTTCACCTTGCATATGGTAATAATACTGTTTTCTTGAATCCATTGTTTTGACTTCATTTCCTTGCTATGTTTTAGAACGGACCAAAACAAATAGCTGTGCAACCTCGTCCAGAGCTAGAAGTTCAGAAATCTCCGTCTACCATCACAGATCAGCCAGCGCCATCTTTACATGGTAATCAGCCAGCGCGCCACCTGCAACCTCCCACTTCCCACAACAGCTCTTCATATGTGGAAACAAGGCGAGCTGAGTCATCAGCGAGAGAACCAAGTCCCAAACCAATCAACGAGATCAAGGATCCCAACCCACAATCTTCCGATGACACTCTGCAAAAGGCTCGTGCTGCTATCACCGCAGCAGAGCGGGCATCAGCTGCTGCACGAGCCGCTGCTGAACTGGTGAACGGCAGGTTCTCCTCGTCCAAGCAAGAAGAACAGAAAATCTAACCATGTAATCaccattttattttatcgtTTGCTTTATGTTTGTTATGTAAAAAAGTCTTGAGGGAAAAGGTGAAATTGAAAGGTCCAAGAATCAAATATGATGCAGCAGAGTTTGTAGTTTGAAGTAGTATATCAGAGGCAGTTAGTTAACCATGTGAGtgactgtgtgtgtgtgtgtgtgtgtgttgaaaTCCACACAATGTGTTTGGGGCATATATGAGTAGGGTGTTACTATATGTATAAAAATGTGAAATAAATATAGGAGTAAGAAGGGAAAGAGTTAAGAGAGGGGTTGAGATGGTACAATCAGTTTCctaatagagagagagaaagacaaAACTTAGTTGTGAATGCTTCGCCAACTTTTCATCTCCATGAAAAAAGACAATCACGGTAATGTGTAAGTGCTGCAGCATGATTGGTGATGAGACAAGCAGACTTCTGCCCTTACTCAGATTTTTCATCTCATCATCATTTGAAAACTTAAATATtcccatttcctttttttttcttttttctaaacGATTAATGGTTTCTATTATGCCCATATCAAGAGCTTCATTATGTTGAAATCTTTGGATCAGGAAAGGTGCTAAATTTAAGTTCTAAAAGGTGCAAAATTGTAACATTTCTTTTGAGGAGGCCTCGAACTACACTTTTATAGGTCAAATTACAATATAGGCCTTTTTTAAGAGTAAGATATCTTATAGTAATGTATAGTGAAGGTTGATTAATAATGCATATTTTGAACCCCTTTTTTTGTGGGAAATATTGTACGAATAAAAAGGCAAAGTAGTACTATGATATGCATGCGGCGTCGGCCAATTCAAATGGTGGGAGCACAAAATAACGATGGGGTTTCCTCAAGGTTAAATGTGTGATATGCCACTTTTCACAAAAATAGATTTGGTATACATATATGCTTGCATACCCAAatcaatatatataaatttaacaCGCACATGATATTTCATTTAACTTGGAACCCAATTATGCTGCGATAAAAGGACATTTCTCTGCACCATAACTTCCACCGCAACGAGAGCTGATAGGgatccatcaatttcatctattttctccattttttaATTACTTCATAGATTTTATTGATTGCACATaataattagtagtattaaagaTTGCAAAGAATAATGGTATACAAAAATACTTTCTGTGCATCATTAAATATCCCATGTTGCGACTAATTTCTAAAAATACACTTCATAAACCATTAACTTTTTCCATTTACTTTCTTTACCTTTCTCAAAACTTATGTCGAGTCAacataaaatagtactccttatttatttatcaaCGGAACGAGTAATACTTTGATTAGCTAGTAAATATCATGTCAGCTAAGTGTTGTCTCACTACAAAAAAAGATAGTGAGATGCAATTACttttgggatattttttttgaaaaataactaAAGACTTAGGAAGTAAAAGAAAGGGTTTAGGACAAATTATATTAATCTTTGGTTTATCTAGAACGCTTCCATTTGAATCTCCTAATTATAGTTGGGACACATACAATGAAAACGGtttattgatatatttttaaaCACAAATTTGCGTTCTTTATTGCTTTAAAAAATGTTCTTAgccaattttttatttgttggcAGTGTCTTATGGATACGTATAAGAATATCAGTGGATGCATGACGTGGCAGTGTTTGTGGACTGATTACATATATGCAAATTTGAAGATAACAAATGGGTCAATTGAAGAAATTAATAAACTCATAGTAGTAATTTATACTTACAAGATTACCTTTTTAACTTTCTATAATTACAATACATACAATTACAACATCAGCTTTGTTGTATCACAATATAtttgtaaatattaattttacagttacaacttacaagtttACAACACTTTCAAATTTTCAACGCTGATGTTTGGCCAATATGTACtgccaaaaatattttattgatgaaattaaaGACGTTATGTTG from Salvia splendens isolate huo1 chromosome 9, SspV2, whole genome shotgun sequence includes:
- the LOC121746664 gene encoding IST1-like protein, which codes for MSMLNQLFNRGLLGAKCKTCLTLAISRIKLLQNKRDVQLRLMRKEIAEFLQAGQEAIARIRVEHVIREQNTWEAYEILELFCEFVLARVPILESQRECPTELREAVASIIFSAPRCSDLPDLFQVRNLFAAKYGKEFIAAASELRPDTSVNRTIIEKLSVIAPPTDVKLNILKAIALEHNVNWDSTKTEQEFSKKPEDLLNGPKQIAVQPRPELEVQKSPSTITDQPAPSLHGNQPARHLQPPTSHNSSSYVETRRAESSAREPSPKPINEIKDPNPQSSDDTLQKARAAITAAERASAAARAAAELVNGRFSSSKQEEQKI